In Trifolium pratense cultivar HEN17-A07 linkage group LG7, ARS_RC_1.1, whole genome shotgun sequence, a genomic segment contains:
- the LOC123897480 gene encoding aspartyl protease family protein At5g10770-like: protein MSLFWFLVFFAHLAIASSLVEIEDNGLRHKQSGMHLKLYHVKALNSSPNSTSVLFTDMLAKDAERVRYLHSRLSNNSDTITSSDNKVGVPKPKLVSTPLKPGLLIGSGNYYAKIGLGTPIKYYSLIVDTGSSFSWLQCQPCTIYCHAQVDPIFNPSASKTYKTLPCPSPQCSSLKASTLNEPSCSKVSNACVYKASYGDSSFSLGYLSQDVLALTPSETLPNFVYGCGQDNQGLFGRSAGIIGLANDKLSLLEQLSGKYGNAFSYCLPTSFSTPNPSNKEGFLSIGTSSLTPYSSYKFTPLLKNPKVPSLYFIEFTSINVAGRPIGVAASSYKVPTIIDSGTVITRLPAPVYNALKNAFVAILSKKYEKAPGVAILDTCFKGSVEGISTGAPEIALIFKGGAGLQLKGHNTLLELEKGVTCLAFAGNSEGNSIAIIGNYQQQTYKVAYDVANSKLGFAPGGCQ, encoded by the coding sequence ATAATGGTTTAAGGCACAAGCAAAGTGGTATGCATCTCAAATTGTATCATGTCAAAGCTCTCAACTCCTCTCCGAATTCCACATCGGTTTTATTCACTGACATGCTCGCGAAAGACGCGGAGCGTGTCAGGTACCTTCACTCAAGATTATCCAATAACTCTGATACTATTACTTCTTCCGATAATAAAGTTGGAGTACCAAAACCAAAACTTGTCAGCACACCATTGAAACCAGGTTTGTTAATTGGTTCAGGCAATTACTATGCAAAAATAGGACTTGGTACCCCTATAAAGTATTATAGCCTGATTGTAGACACAGGTAGTTCCTTTTCCTGGCTCCAATGTCAACCTTGTACTATATACTGTCATGCGCAAGTTGATCCGATTTTCAATCCTTCCGCGTCTAAAACCTATAAAACCTTACCATGTCCATCCCCTCAATGTTCCTCTCTCAAAGCTTCCACACTCAATGAACCAAGTTGTTCAAAAGTATCCAATGCTTGTGTCTACAAAGCAAGCTATGGTGATTCATCTTTCTCGCTCGGTTACTTGAGTCAAGATGTGTTAGCCTTAACCCCGTCAGAGACACTGCCAAATTTTGTATACGGTTGCGGCCAAGATAATCAAGGTTTGTTTGGAAGGTCCGCAGGTATAATCGGTCTGGCCAATGACAAATTATCCTTGCTTGAGCAATTGTCTGGAAAATACGGAAACGCCTTTTCCTATTGTCTTCCTACATCTTTCTCGACACCAAACCCTTCCAACAAGGAAGGTTTCTTGTCAATTGGAACCTCATCATTGACACCATATTCGTCGTACAAGTTCACTCCTTTACTTAAGAATCCAAAGGTACCTAgcttatattttatagaatttacATCAATCAATGTAGCAGGAAGGCCTATAGGAGTTGCAGCATCAAGTTATAAGGTTCCTACTATCATAGATTCTGGCACAGTTATTACTAGGTTACCTGCGCCGGTTTATAATGCATTGAAAAATGCTTTTGTGGCGATTTTGTCCAAGAAATATGAAAAGGCACCAGGAGTTGCTATATTGGATACTTGTTTTAAGGGCAGTGTTGAAGGAATATCAACAGGAGCACCAGAGATTGCTTTGATATTTAAAGGGGGTGCTGGCCTACAACTTAAGGGTCACAATACCCTTCTTGAACTTGAAAAGGGAGTTACTTGTTTGGCATTTGCTGGTAATTCTGAGGGTAATTCTATTGCCATCATTGGAAATTATCAACAACAAACATATAAAGTGGCTTATGATGTTGCCAATTCCAAGCTTGGTTTTGCACCTGGTGGTTGCCAGTGA
- the LOC123897485 gene encoding uncharacterized protein LOC123897485, which produces MGCISSKLIIARSISYHEERNQRSKANSIPLLEELIISTSGSDQYLAALVCTANKLSNKLHSKSLSSNTTSKLAIEPESSEVIDENLEHSTILEAKLFESDQKNRSKSWHFPEHIAYSLSQESSSSSEDKDDLRSKSDLGSRSFHTVEEYDDIVNRIWLSKSQIVQRSDYNDDDNDDDSAMMTTMTQVSECTSNATHHTQNKDSTIKKMQPLCLNKNEKVIQSHKTKVLEKGNKRKDIAKRLESLIIPSNVESPAIATLRKWLPADGIYSPSSYVTPKFGSYSSTNIRNENEDEASEDSIFSQELVSAFEQCMQKLEAEEENILKQILENVEEEIDEGMKN; this is translated from the exons ATGGGATGCATTTCATCAAAACTTATTATAGCAAGATCAATCAGTTACCATGAAGAGAGAAATCAAAGATCAAAAGCTAATAGTATTCCTTTGCTTGAAGAATTAATCATTTCAACTAGTGGTAGTGACCAATATCTTGCTGCTCTTGTCTGCACAGCAAATAAGCTATCCAATAAATTGCATTCTAAGAGCTTAAGTTCTAACACAACTTCAAAACTAGCTATTGAGCCTGAAAGTTCTGAAGTTATTGATGAAAATTTGGAACATTCGACAATATTAGAAGCGAAACTATTTGAGAGTGATCAGAAGAACAGGTCCAAAAGTTGGCATTTTCCTGAGCATATTGCATACTCTCTTAGTCAAGAGAGTTCATCTTCTTCTGAAGATAAAGATGATTTGAGATCCAAGAGTGATTTAGGTAGTAGAAGTTTTCACACAGTTGAGGAATATGATGATATTGTTAACAGAATTTGGTTAAGCAAGTCACAAATAGTTCAGCGAAGTGATTATAATGatgatgacaacgacgatgactCAGCAATGATGACGACGATGACTCAG GTATCTGAATGTACATCTA ATGCTACTCATCATACTCAGAATAAAGATTCTACCATCAAGAAAATGCAACCATTATGCTTAAACAAGAATGAGAAAGTGATTCAAAGTCATAAAACAAAAGTTCTTGAGAAGGGAAATAAGAGAAAGGATATAGCAAAGAGACTAGAATCCCTTATAATTCCATCCAATGTTGAATCTCCTGCAATTGCTACTCTTAGAAAATGGCTTCCTGCAGATGGAATATACTCTCCTAGTTCCTACGTCACACCAAAATTTGGAAGCTATTCATCAACAAACATtagaaatgaaaatgaagatgaagcaAGTGAAGATTCAATATTTAGTCAAGAGTTAGTATCTGCTTTTGAACAGTGTATGCAAAAGCTTGaagcagaagaagaaaatattCTTAAACAAATTTTAGAGAATGTGGAAGAAGAAATTGATGAAGGAATGAAGAATTAA
- the LOC123896263 gene encoding protein FAR1-RELATED SEQUENCE 5-like gives MAGDSTLDGILRDSSLFAISFLLFPFSRILLLLTKIDTWKNENEWLRFNNGIGNEKTRSCSSFLTEFRLFAVLKFHTAVVIAACCSFQVSLLSRHHSAGCCSVITLVHHSCSSCLLLFESEVAAYDFYNEYSKKMGFGIRREYGNKSKIDGVLTSRRFTCFKEGNRGVDKRDYLTKDPRAETRTGCQARMVISLDRKIGKYKVVDFVAQHNHMLQPNEYVHMIRSHRRIFESQASQIILADESGLKPKDFHNYVSKQAGGKEIIGYTRQDLKNYLRTKRMHTLKFGEVGALLMHFKQQSENPSFFYEFQHVTAYQHEAASQHETAYQHGTAYQLGAASQHGTAYQHEAASQHGTAYQHEAASQHGTAYQLFYI, from the exons ATGGCTGGAGATTCAACATTGGATGGAATTCTAAGGGATTCTAGTCTCTTTGCTATATCCTTTCTCTTATTTCCCTTCTCAAGAATTCTCTTATTGCTAACAAAAA TTGACACAtggaaaaatgaaaatgaatggcTCAGATTTAATAATGGAATAGGAAACGAAAAGACGCGCTCTTGTTCTTCATTCTTGACAGAATTTCGCTTATTCGCTGTCCTCAAGTTTCACACTGCCGTCGTCATCGCCGCTTGTTGCTCCTTCCAAGTTTCACTACTTTCTCGTCATCACTCTGCTGGTTGTTGCTCCGTCATCACTCTTGTTCATCACTCTTGTTCTTCATGCTTGTTGCTCTTTGAATCCGAGGTAGCAGCTTATGATTTTTATAACGAGTACAGCAAGAAAATGGGGTTCGGTATTCGCCGCGAATATGGGAATAAAAGCAAAATAGATGGAGTTCTAACTTCCAGAAGATTCACATGCTTCAAAGAGGGTAATCGAGGTGTTGACAAGCGAGATTACTTGACAAAAGATCCTAGAGCAGAAACAAGAACTGGATGTCAAGCACGCATGGTTATTTCGCTTGATCGGAAGATCGGAAAATACAAGGTTGTTGACTTTGTTGCTCAACACAATCACATGCTTCAACCAAATGAGTATGTCCATATGATTCGCTCTCATCGACGCATATTCGAGTCTCAAGCATCTCAAATTATATTGGCCGATGAATCtggactaaaaccaaaagatTTCCATAATTATGTGTCCAAGCAAGCTGGTGGAAAAGAAATTATTGGATATACAAGACAAGACCTTAAGAATTACCTTCGAACCAAGAGAATGCATACACTAAAGTTTGGTGAAGTGGGTGCATTGTTGATGCATTTCAAACAGCAGAGTGAAAATCCTTCATTCTTTTATGAATTTCAA CATGTGACTGCATATCAGCATGAGGCTGCAAGTCAACATGAGACTGCATATCAGCATGGAACTGCGTATCAGCTCGGGGCTGCGAGTCAACATGGGACTGCATATCAGCATGAGGCTGCAAGTCAACATGGAACTGCATATCAGCATGAGGCTGCAAGTCAACATGGAACTGCATATCAGCTTTTTTACATCTGA
- the LOC123896264 gene encoding putative general negative regulator of transcription C16C9.04c, with amino-acid sequence MSDREERNCPLCEEEMDLTDQQLKPCRCGYEICVWCWHHIMDDTDGLCPACRSPYNDKEKIVWTAASKCERLLSELNMEKKLKNQKKTKSKSSDHQSEPPDPGSWIRHFSDELSSVRVIQRNLVYIVGLPLNLADEDLLQNEEYFGQYGKVLKLSLSRTADGIIQQFPNETCSVYITYSKEDEAIRCIQDLHGFVLEGRRRPLRACFGTTKYCNAWLRNLPCIDPDCLYLHQLASQEDIFTKR; translated from the coding sequence ATGAGTGACAGAGAAGAAAGGAATTGTCCTCTCTGTGAAGAAGAGATGGATTTAACAGACCAGCAGTTGAAACCTTGTCGATGTGGTTATGAGATATGTGTCTGGTGTTGGCACCATATAATGGATGATACCGATGGGCTATGCCCTGCATGTCGTTCTCCTTACAATGATAAGGAAAAGATTGTTTGGACGGCGGCGTCAAAGTGTGAAAGACTGCTGAGTGAACTTAATATGgagaaaaagttgaagaatcAGAAGAAAACGAAGTCTAAATCTTCCGATCATCAGTCTGAACCCCCTGATCCAGGTTCCTGGATACGCCACTTTTCTGATGAACTCAGTAGTGTGCGAGTGATTCAGCGAAACCTTGTTTACATAGTTGGGTTGCCTCTGAATTTGGCAGATGAAGATCTTCTCCAGAATGAGGAATATTTTGGTCAGTATGGGAAGGTCTTAAAACTCTCATTGTCACGAACGGCAGACGGTATCATTCAACAGTTTCCTAATGAAACTTGCAGTGTATATATTACTTATTCAAAGGAAGATGAAGCAATTCGGTGTATTCAAGATTTACATGGATTTGTTTTGGAGGGTAGACGTAGACCATTAAGGGCTTGTTTTGGTACCACAAAATATTGTAATGCATGGCTTCGAAATTTGCCTTGCATCGACCCTGATTGTCTATATCTGCATCAGCTTGCCTCTCAAGAAGATATCTTTACAAAAAGATGA
- the LOC123897482 gene encoding uncharacterized WD repeat-containing protein C2A9.03-like has product MAQYHGDGMDYVADDNEMAEVEDDMYFRGRALGESDSDEDDDDEYDPLENRITDTTAAEARRGKDIQGIPWDRLSISREKYRQTRLEQYKNYENIAQSGELSEKECKVTQKGGLYYDFWQNTRSVKSTILHFQLRNLVWSTSKHDVYLVAHYSIVHWSSLSSKRSEVLNVSGHVAPCEKHPGSLLEGFTQTQISTLAVRDNLLIAGGFQGELICKYLDRPGVSFCSRTTYEDNAITNAVEIYEHPSGAVHFMASNNDGGIRDFDMETFQLTKHSCFPWPVNHTSLSPNGKLLAIVGDNPDGLLVDSQTGKTISPLCGHLDYSFASAWHPDGFIFATGNQDKTCRIWDARNLSKSVAVLKGNLGAIRSIRFTSDGRYMAMAEPADFVHVYDAKQGFEKEQQIDFFGEVSGVSFSPDTESLFIGVWDRTYGSLLQFNRRRNYMYLDYL; this is encoded by the exons ATGGCTCAATACCATGGGGATGGAATGGACTATGTTGCTGATGATAATGAAATGGCAGAGGTAGAAGATGATATGTATTTCCGTGGGAGAGCGCTTggtgaatctgattctgatgaagatgatgacgaCGAATATGATCCCTTG GAAAACCGAATAACTGATACCACTGCAGCTGAAGCTAGGAGGGGAAAGGATATCCAAGGTATACCATGGGATAGACTGAGCATTAGTCGTGAGAAATATAGACAAACAAGATTAGAGCAGtacaaaaattatgaaaatatagcACAATCTGGGGAACTGTCAGAGAAG GAATGCAAAGTAACACAAAAAGGTGGATTGTATTATGATTTCTGGCAAAACACTAGATCCGTGAAGTCAACAATACTTCATTTCCAA TTGCGAAACTTAGTTTGGTCGACATCAAAACATGATGTGTATCTTGTTGCACATTACTCAATTGTTCACTGGTCTTCATTAAGTTCTAAGAGATCTGAAGTCTTGAATGTATCTGGACATGTTGCTCCATGTGAG AAACATCCAGGAAGCCTCTTGGAGGGTTTTACTCAGACACAAATTAGTACACTGGCTGTACGGGATAACTTGTTGATTGCTGGAGGTTTTCAAGGAGAGCTTATTTGCAAG TACTTAGATCGACCCGGGGTTAGTTTTTGTTCCCGGACTACGTACGAGGACAATGCGATCACAAATGCTGTTGAGATTTATGAGCACCCCAG TGGAGCTGTTCATTTTATGGCTTCAAACAATGACGGTGGAATCAGAGACTTTGATATGGAGACATTTCAGCTTACGAAGCATTCATGCTTTCCTTGGCCAGTAAAT CATACTTCATTGAGCCCTAATGGGAAACTACTTGCAATTGTTGGAGACAACCCTGATGGGTTACTGGTGGATTCTCAAACTGGAAAG ACTATCTCACCTTTGTGCGGACACTTGGATTATTCATTTGCATCTGCTTGGCATCCTGATGGTTTCATTTTTGCTACTGGGAACCAAGATAAAACATGCCGCATTTGGGATGCTCGTAATCTATCAAAGTCTGTTGCTGTTCTTAAGGGAAACCTTGGAGCCATACGGTCAATACGTTTCACATCTGATGGACGGTATATGGCAATGGCTGAGCCAGCTGACTTCGTGCATGTCTATGATGCAAAGCAAGGATTTGAAAAGGAGCAACAAATAGATTTTTTTGGAGAGGTCTCAGGTGTATCTTTTAGCCCCGACACAGAATCACTTTTTATTGGTGTATGGGATCGTACCTATGGAAGTCTTCTTCAGTTCAATCGACGCAGAAACTACATGTATCTTGACTACTTGTAA